The proteins below are encoded in one region of Campylobacter helveticus:
- a CDS encoding Mbeg1-like protein has protein sequence MCEKQAKYMKLYKYARICWASYSTGLNDGMFGKEGFGYVDSEMSKQRISKKQFLPTYFQALTQSSMLVFDAYNISFDEDNANEFVNRYEVLAFTQDNDTGFSATLFYDKEKDKFVVGFRGTETDIDEIEEILMDLVQDIALSLDGNLQSSALLDFLKQVDKIIKNENKNIVFVGHSLGGYLAQMAFIYCDKKHKDKLSFSPSEVYTFNAPSIYG, from the coding sequence ATGTGTGAAAAACAAGCCAAATATATGAAACTTTATAAATATGCCAGAATTTGCTGGGCTAGCTATTCTACAGGTTTAAACGATGGGATGTTTGGGAAAGAAGGTTTTGGATATGTTGACAGTGAAATGTCCAAACAAAGAATTAGCAAGAAGCAATTTTTACCTACATACTTCCAAGCCTTAACCCAAAGCTCTATGCTTGTGTTTGATGCTTATAATATTAGTTTTGATGAAGATAATGCTAATGAATTTGTAAATCGTTATGAAGTATTAGCCTTTACTCAAGATAATGATACAGGTTTTTCTGCTACACTATTTTACGATAAAGAGAAAGATAAATTTGTGGTGGGATTTAGGGGGACCGAAACCGATATCGATGAAATAGAAGAGATTTTAATGGATTTAGTTCAAGACATAGCCCTTTCTCTTGATGGAAACCTTCAATCTTCCGCCCTTTTAGACTTCTTAAAACAAGTGGATAAAATAATCAAAAATGAAAACAAAAACATTGTATTTGTAGGACACTCCTTAGGAGGATATTTAGCCCAAATGGCTTTTATTTATTGTGATAAAAAACATAAAGATAAATTATCTTTTAGTCCTAGCGAAGTTTATACCTTTAATGCTCCTAGTATTTATGGATAG